A stretch of Prunus dulcis chromosome 6, ALMONDv2, whole genome shotgun sequence DNA encodes these proteins:
- the LOC117633125 gene encoding pathogenesis-related protein PR-4 — MEKVLVGKVLLTMMIVCVVGSASAQSASNVRATYNLYNPQNINWDLRTASVFCATWDADKPLSWRSKYGWTAFCGPVGPTGQDSCGKCLLVTNTGTGAKVTVRIVDQCSNGGLDLDVNVFNQIDTNGQGIAQGHLIVNYDFVDCGD, encoded by the exons ATGGAGAAAGTGCTTGTGGGCAAAGTGCTTCTGACGATGATGATCGTCTGTGTGGTGGGCAGCGCTTCTGCGCAAAGTGCCTCTAACGTGAGAGCCACGTACAACCTGTACAATCCTCAGAATATCAACTGGGACTTGCGTACTGCGAGTGTCTTCTGCGCAACATGGGATGCTGATAAGCCATTGTCATGGCGCAGCAAATATGGATGGACTGCCTTCTGCGGACCCGTTGGCCCTACCGGACAAGATTCTTGTGGGAAGTGCTTACTG GTGACAAACACGGGCACAGGAGCTAAAGTGACAGTAAGGATTGTGGATCAGTGCAGCAATGGAGGGTTAGATTTGGACGTGAACGTGTTTAACCAGATAGACACTAATGGACAAGGCATTGCCCAAGGCCACCTTATTGTCAACTACGACTTTGTTGACTGTGGCGACTAA